A window of Hydrogenophilus thermoluteolus genomic DNA:
AACTAACGATTAGGAATCGACTCTCATGGTGGTGATTCGTCTTGCCCGTGGCGGCGCGAAAAAGCGCCCGTTCTATAGCGTCGTCGTTACCGACTCGCGCAATCGGCGTGACGGTCGTTTCATCGAGCGTGTCGGCTTCTACAACCCCGTGGCCTCTGGCAACGAAAAGCCGCTGTCGCTCAATCTGGAACGCGTCGATTATTGGGTAAGCAAAGGGGCGCAGCTTTCTGACGCCGTTGCGCGCTTGGTGAAGCAAGTCCGCCGCGCTGGCTAACCCGTTTTCGTATCGCTGCAATGAGCGAGGTCATCGTACTCGGACGACTTACCTCGCCCTTTGCGATCAAAGGCTGGTTCAAACTCCACCCTTTCGGCGACGACCCCGAATCGTGGCAGGCAATGCCACAGTGGTGGGTGTCGCCGGAGAGCGGCGCGCCACTCGATGCGTGGCAGCAACTGACCTTAGAAGCGCTAACCCCACATGGAAAAGGGTGGATCGTCAAATTTCAGGAAATCTCCGACCGCACTGCTGCGGAAGCGTACCGTGGCTGGTACGTCGGGGCGCCGCGTTCCGCACTGCCCGAACCCGAAGCCGACGAATTTTACTGGGGCGATCTCGTCGGCTGTAGGGTCGAAACTCCAAAGGGCCAGGTGTTGGGCGTGGTGATAGAGCTCATTTCGGCCGGTGCGCACGATGTCTTGGTCGTGCGCAATGACAAGAAAACGCACCTCATCCCGTTCGTCCGCGCCTATGTCCCCACGGTGGATCTCAACGAGCGGCGAATCGTAGCCGATTGGTCCCCCGAATGGTGATCTGACCCGTTCGTGCGTTGCGACATCGTCACCCTTTTCCCCGAAATGTTTGCCGCGCTCACCGAGTACGGTGTGACGGGACGCGCCGCGAAAAGGGGGCGTTATACGCTCGTCTTCCACAATCCTCGCGACCACACCCCGCTCCCCCATCGTCAGGTGGACGATCGCCCCTACGGCGGGGGACCCGGCATGGTCATGCGGCCCGAACCCCTCACCGCGGCGATCCGCGCAGCGAAAACCGCCCAACATACTGAGCTGGGTTTCACCGGCCCGGTGATCTATCTTTCACCCCAAGGCAAACGCTTCACCCAAGCCGATGCCCACCGGCTTGCGCAGTACCCGGCGTTCACGCTGTTGTGTGGACGTTACGAAGGGATCGATCAGCGCGTGATCGACCTCGAGGTCGACGAAGAGCTGTCGCTGGGTGATTTCGTCTTGAGCGGTGGCGAACTCGCAGCGATGGTGGTACTCGACGCCACGATTCGGTTGCTTCCCGGTGTTTTGGGTGATGCCGAATCGGCCCGTCGCGACTCGTTCCAGGCGGGCTTACTCGACCATCCCCACTATACGCGCCCGGAAACCTTCGAAGGGTTACGTGTGCCCTCGGTACTGCTTTCAGGCAATCACACTGCGATACAAAAATGGCGGCAGGCGCAAGCGATGGAACGCACTGCGCGCTGCCGCCCCGATCTTTTGGACGATCGCAAAGACGCATTCAACCCTTGATTTCGATCCGTTTCGGCTTCACCGCTTCACTCTTGCCGATCCGTACTTCGAGCACCCCGTCTTTGAACTGCGCGGAGATCTGATCCGGATCGGCATCTTCGGGCAACGTGAAGCTG
This region includes:
- the rpsP gene encoding 30S ribosomal protein S16, producing the protein MVVIRLARGGAKKRPFYSVVVTDSRNRRDGRFIERVGFYNPVASGNEKPLSLNLERVDYWVSKGAQLSDAVARLVKQVRRAG
- the trmD gene encoding tRNA (guanosine(37)-N1)-methyltransferase TrmD, whose translation is MRCDIVTLFPEMFAALTEYGVTGRAAKRGRYTLVFHNPRDHTPLPHRQVDDRPYGGGPGMVMRPEPLTAAIRAAKTAQHTELGFTGPVIYLSPQGKRFTQADAHRLAQYPAFTLLCGRYEGIDQRVIDLEVDEELSLGDFVLSGGELAAMVVLDATIRLLPGVLGDAESARRDSFQAGLLDHPHYTRPETFEGLRVPSVLLSGNHTAIQKWRQAQAMERTARCRPDLLDDRKDAFNP
- the rimM gene encoding ribosome maturation factor RimM (Essential for efficient processing of 16S rRNA), with protein sequence MSEVIVLGRLTSPFAIKGWFKLHPFGDDPESWQAMPQWWVSPESGAPLDAWQQLTLEALTPHGKGWIVKFQEISDRTAAEAYRGWYVGAPRSALPEPEADEFYWGDLVGCRVETPKGQVLGVVIELISAGAHDVLVVRNDKKTHLIPFVRAYVPTVDLNERRIVADWSPEW